In Eulemur rufifrons isolate Redbay chromosome 29, OSU_ERuf_1, whole genome shotgun sequence, one DNA window encodes the following:
- the LOC138377043 gene encoding anionic trypsin isoform X1 — MNALLILAFVGTAVAVPIDDDDKIVGGYTCEENSVPYQVSLNSGYHFCGGSLISSQWVVSAAHCYKSTIHSEFSGRGCEYGRIQVRLGEYNIEVLEGNEQFINSAKVIRHPKYNSQTLDNDIMLIKLSSAAVINSRVSTISLPSACAAAGTECLISGWGNTLSSGSNYPDLLQCLDAPLLSDAECEASYPGEITSNMICAGFLEGGKDSCQGDSGGPVVCNGALQGIVSWGYGCAQKNRPGVYTKVCNYVDWIQDTIAANS, encoded by the exons ATGAACGCACTTCTGATCCTCGCCTTTGTGGGCACCGCTG TTGCTGTCCCCATTGATGACGATGACAAGATCGTCGGGGGCTACACCTGCGAGGAGAATTCTGTCCCCTACCAGGTGTCCCTGAACTCCGGCTACCACTTCTGTGGAGGCTCCCTCATCAGCAGCCAGTGGGTGGTGTCCGCGGCTCACTGCTACAAGTC GACAATTCACTCAGAATTTTCAGGAAGAGGCTGTGAATATGG ccgCATCCAAGTGAGGCTGGGAGAGTACAACATTGAAGTCCTGGAGGGGAACGAACAGTTCATCAACTCGGCCAAGGTCATCCGCCACCCCAAATACAATTCCCAGACCCTGGACAATGACATCATGCTGATCAAGCTGTCCTCGGCCGCCGTCATCAATTCCCGGGTGTCCACCATCTCCCTGCCCAGCGCCTGTGCTGCCGCGGGCACCGAGTGCCTCATCTCCGGCTGGGGCAACACCCTGAGCTCCGGCT CCAACTACCCGGACCTGCTGCAGTGCCTGGACGCACCCCTGCTGAGCGACGCCGAGTGTGAGGCCTCCTACCCCGGGGAGATCACCAGCAACATGATCTGCGCCGGCTTCCTGGAGGGCGGCAAGGATTCCTGCCAG GGTGACTCTGGTGGCCCTGTGGTCTGCAACGGAGCGCTCCAGGGAATCGTCTCCTGGGGCTACGGCTGTGCCCAGAAGAACAGGCCTGGAGTCTACACCAAGGTGTGCAACTACGTGGACTGGATTCAGGACACCATAGCTGCCAACAGCTAA
- the LOC138377043 gene encoding anionic trypsin isoform X2 — protein sequence MNALLILAFVGTAVAVPIDDDDKIVGGYTCEENSVPYQVSLNSGYHFCGGSLISSQWVVSAAHCYKSRIQVRLGEYNIEVLEGNEQFINSAKVIRHPKYNSQTLDNDIMLIKLSSAAVINSRVSTISLPSACAAAGTECLISGWGNTLSSGSNYPDLLQCLDAPLLSDAECEASYPGEITSNMICAGFLEGGKDSCQGDSGGPVVCNGALQGIVSWGYGCAQKNRPGVYTKVCNYVDWIQDTIAANS from the exons ATGAACGCACTTCTGATCCTCGCCTTTGTGGGCACCGCTG TTGCTGTCCCCATTGATGACGATGACAAGATCGTCGGGGGCTACACCTGCGAGGAGAATTCTGTCCCCTACCAGGTGTCCCTGAACTCCGGCTACCACTTCTGTGGAGGCTCCCTCATCAGCAGCCAGTGGGTGGTGTCCGCGGCTCACTGCTACAAGTC ccgCATCCAAGTGAGGCTGGGAGAGTACAACATTGAAGTCCTGGAGGGGAACGAACAGTTCATCAACTCGGCCAAGGTCATCCGCCACCCCAAATACAATTCCCAGACCCTGGACAATGACATCATGCTGATCAAGCTGTCCTCGGCCGCCGTCATCAATTCCCGGGTGTCCACCATCTCCCTGCCCAGCGCCTGTGCTGCCGCGGGCACCGAGTGCCTCATCTCCGGCTGGGGCAACACCCTGAGCTCCGGCT CCAACTACCCGGACCTGCTGCAGTGCCTGGACGCACCCCTGCTGAGCGACGCCGAGTGTGAGGCCTCCTACCCCGGGGAGATCACCAGCAACATGATCTGCGCCGGCTTCCTGGAGGGCGGCAAGGATTCCTGCCAG GGTGACTCTGGTGGCCCTGTGGTCTGCAACGGAGCGCTCCAGGGAATCGTCTCCTGGGGCTACGGCTGTGCCCAGAAGAACAGGCCTGGAGTCTACACCAAGGTGTGCAACTACGTGGACTGGATTCAGGACACCATAGCTGCCAACAGCTAA